A genomic stretch from Malus domestica chromosome 15, GDT2T_hap1 includes:
- the LOC108172968 gene encoding protein RKD5 isoform X1 gives MDSSDCDPHLLRSLLVFKNTINQELIRSLHVYGLDEGKRNEVEREFVFRENGLYVELSAEPVLRLMKFPASQVLQGHVNGCWVCILAFHENSPPDFTCIPSVLSVSRNPKLKTIPRLSNDLQMIFKLSCKTGDKKSLQRSREETSQGSNHSHHKSRRWPILDLDLNSLPSPVTMSESSEDQESGRSSPGITEKKRRAPSGRIASIALSDLAKYFDLPIVEASRNLNVGLTVLKKKCREFGIPRWPHRKIKSLDSLIRDLQEETEVQQKENKAAALAVLKRQRMLERERESIERRPFLEMKTETKRFRQDVFKRRHRARALRSQGLSTSAN, from the exons ATGGATTCCTCTGACTGTGACCCCCATTTGCTGAGATCTCTTCTGGTCTTCAAGAACACCATCAACCAGG AGTTGATCAGGAGCTTGCATGTGTACGGATTGGATGAGGGGAAGAGAAATGAGGTGGAGAGGGAGTTTGTGTTCAGAGAAAATGGGTTGTATGTGGAGCTGTCAGCTGAGCCGGTTCTGAGACTGATGAAATTTCCAGCTTCCCAAGTGCTCCAAGGGCATGTCAATGGCTGCTGGGTCTGCATTTTAGCATTTCATGAAAATTCACCTCCTGATTTTACATGCATTCCCTCTGTTCTTTCAGTCTCCAG AAATCCAAAGTTGAAGACAATTCCAAGGTTGTCTAATGATCTTCAGATGATTTTCAAGTTGAGTTGCAAAACAGGTGACAAAAAATCATTGCAAAGGTCACGGGAGGAAACAAGCCAAGGGagtaatcacagtcaccacaaaTCAAGGAGGTGGCCGATACTTGATCTGGATCTGAACTCTCTTCCTAGCCCCGTCACAATGTCTGAATCATCTGAGGATCAAGAAAGTGGAAGAAGTTCACCAG GTATTAcagagaagaaaagaagggCACCAAGTGGACGCATAGCAAGTATCGCCTTGTCAGATCTGGCAAAGTATTTTGATCTACCAATTGTGGAAGCTTCGAGAAATCTGAATGTTGGACTCacagtacttaagaagaaatgCAGAGAATTTGGTATTCCTCGGTGGCCACATAGGAAGATTAAATCGCTTGACAGTCTCATTCGTGATCTTCAG GAAGAGACGGAGGTCCAACAGAAGGAGAACAAGGCCGCAGCCTTGGCAGTTCTAAAGAGGCAAAGAATGCTggagagggaaagagaaagTATAGAGAGGAGACCCTTCTTGGAGATGAAGACCGAGACCAAAAGATTCCGGCAAGATGTTTTCAAGAGACGGCACAGAGCTAGAGCTCTTAGAAGCCAGGGCCTGTCTACCTCTGCCAATTAA
- the LOC103401001 gene encoding uncharacterized protein isoform X1, with amino-acid sequence MYGSRGAMLGSGGVSDGYEVGSKRPRMMDPYFAVSSGASGFQPYGYGGNFQPPVFPVARLRGLPFNCTDIDIFKFFAGLDIVDVLLVNKGGRFSGEAFVVFAGPMQVELALQRDRQNMGRRYVEVFRCKRQEYYKAVAAEVNYEGIYDNDYQAASPPPSKSKRFSDKEKMEYTEILKMRGLPFSAKKSEILEFFEEFKVVEDRVHIACRPDGKATGEAYVEFVSADEAKKAMCKDKMTIGSRYVELFPSTPDEARRAESRSRQ; translated from the exons ATGTACGGATCGAGAGG GGCAATGTTGGGAAGCGGGGGGGTTTCGGACGGGTACGAGGTCGGCTCAAAGAGACCAAGAATGATGGATCCCTACTTCGCAGTGAGCAGCGGCGCAAGTGGCTTTCAACCTTATGGCTATGGTGGGAATTTTCAGCCCCCGGTTTTTCCTGTGGCCCGTCTCAGGGGACTTCCATTCAACTGCACAGATATTGACATCTTCAAGTTCTTTGCTGGATTGGATATTGTTGATGTGTTGCTGGTCAACAAGGGTGGACGGTTTTCAGGTGAGGCCTTTGTTGTTTTTGCTGGGCCCATGCAGGTTGAGCTTGCTTTACAGAGAGATCGGCAGAACATGGGCCGTAGGTACGTCGAAGTATTCAGGTGCAAGAGGCAGGAGTACTACAAGGCCGTTGCAGCGGAGGTAAACTATGAAGGAATTTATGATAATGACTATCAAGCAGCAAGCCCTCCACCATCCAAATCAAAGAGGTTCAGCGACAAGGAGAAAATGGAGTACACCGAAATATTGAAGATGCGTGGCCTCCCCTTCTCAGcaaaaaaatctgaaattcTGGAGTTTTTTGAAGAATTCAAGGTTGTGGAAGATAGGGTGCATATTGCTTGCCGCCCAGACGGAAAAGCCACCGGAGAGGCATATGTGGAGTTTGTTTCTGCAGACGAGGCAAAGAAGGCAATGTGCAAGGACAAGATGACTATTGGGTCGAGGTACGTGGAGCTGTTTCCATCGACACCAGATGAAGCTAGACGGGCGGAATCCAGATCAAGACAGTGA
- the LOC108172968 gene encoding protein RKD5 isoform X2 has product MDSSDCDPHLLRSLLVFKNTINQEQNGFFLCLAELIRSLHVYGLDEGKRNEVEREFVFRENGLYVELSAEPVLRLMKFPASQVLQGHVNGCWVCILAFHENSPPDFTCIPSVLSVSRNPKLKTIPRLSNDLQMIFKLSCKTGDKKSLQRSREETSQGSNHSHHKSRRWPILDLDLNSLPSPVTMSESSEDQESGRSSPGITEKKRRAPSGRIASIALSDLAKYFDLPIVEASRNLNVGLTVLKKKCREFGIPRWPHRKIKSLDSLIRDLQEETEVQQKENKAAALAVLKRQRMLERERESIERRPFLEMKTETKRFRQDVFKRRHRARALRSQGLSTSAN; this is encoded by the exons ATGGATTCCTCTGACTGTGACCCCCATTTGCTGAGATCTCTTCTGGTCTTCAAGAACACCATCAACCAGG aacaaaatggtttttttttgtgtttggcaGAGTTGATCAGGAGCTTGCATGTGTACGGATTGGATGAGGGGAAGAGAAATGAGGTGGAGAGGGAGTTTGTGTTCAGAGAAAATGGGTTGTATGTGGAGCTGTCAGCTGAGCCGGTTCTGAGACTGATGAAATTTCCAGCTTCCCAAGTGCTCCAAGGGCATGTCAATGGCTGCTGGGTCTGCATTTTAGCATTTCATGAAAATTCACCTCCTGATTTTACATGCATTCCCTCTGTTCTTTCAGTCTCCAG AAATCCAAAGTTGAAGACAATTCCAAGGTTGTCTAATGATCTTCAGATGATTTTCAAGTTGAGTTGCAAAACAGGTGACAAAAAATCATTGCAAAGGTCACGGGAGGAAACAAGCCAAGGGagtaatcacagtcaccacaaaTCAAGGAGGTGGCCGATACTTGATCTGGATCTGAACTCTCTTCCTAGCCCCGTCACAATGTCTGAATCATCTGAGGATCAAGAAAGTGGAAGAAGTTCACCAG GTATTAcagagaagaaaagaagggCACCAAGTGGACGCATAGCAAGTATCGCCTTGTCAGATCTGGCAAAGTATTTTGATCTACCAATTGTGGAAGCTTCGAGAAATCTGAATGTTGGACTCacagtacttaagaagaaatgCAGAGAATTTGGTATTCCTCGGTGGCCACATAGGAAGATTAAATCGCTTGACAGTCTCATTCGTGATCTTCAG GAAGAGACGGAGGTCCAACAGAAGGAGAACAAGGCCGCAGCCTTGGCAGTTCTAAAGAGGCAAAGAATGCTggagagggaaagagaaagTATAGAGAGGAGACCCTTCTTGGAGATGAAGACCGAGACCAAAAGATTCCGGCAAGATGTTTTCAAGAGACGGCACAGAGCTAGAGCTCTTAGAAGCCAGGGCCTGTCTACCTCTGCCAATTAA
- the LOC103401001 gene encoding uncharacterized protein isoform X2, whose translation MQVELALQRDRQNMGRRYVEVFRCKRQEYYKAVAAEVNYEGIYDNDYQAASPPPSKSKRFSDKEKMEYTEILKMRGLPFSAKKSEILEFFEEFKVVEDRVHIACRPDGKATGEAYVEFVSADEAKKAMCKDKMTIGSRYVELFPSTPDEARRAESRSRQ comes from the coding sequence ATGCAGGTTGAGCTTGCTTTACAGAGAGATCGGCAGAACATGGGCCGTAGGTACGTCGAAGTATTCAGGTGCAAGAGGCAGGAGTACTACAAGGCCGTTGCAGCGGAGGTAAACTATGAAGGAATTTATGATAATGACTATCAAGCAGCAAGCCCTCCACCATCCAAATCAAAGAGGTTCAGCGACAAGGAGAAAATGGAGTACACCGAAATATTGAAGATGCGTGGCCTCCCCTTCTCAGcaaaaaaatctgaaattcTGGAGTTTTTTGAAGAATTCAAGGTTGTGGAAGATAGGGTGCATATTGCTTGCCGCCCAGACGGAAAAGCCACCGGAGAGGCATATGTGGAGTTTGTTTCTGCAGACGAGGCAAAGAAGGCAATGTGCAAGGACAAGATGACTATTGGGTCGAGGTACGTGGAGCTGTTTCCATCGACACCAGATGAAGCTAGACGGGCGGAATCCAGATCAAGACAGTGA
- the LOC103431547 gene encoding rab escort protein 1-like — MSDSSLYDPIELETTTFDLIVVGTGLPATIIAAAASASGKTVLHLDRNHFYGSQFASLQLDELTSFIKSHATPPSTIIGSTSTGSSLDYTALDVTLRSVYSNIETANYAPEILANQFSKFLIDLGGPRVLFCADKAIDLIAKSGVGSYLSFKSIDVSFICDENGRLSNVPDSRSAIFKDKSLSLIEKNQLMRFFKLVQQHLAASAGDDGGNESAKISEEDLESPFADFLKRMRLPPKIKSSILYAISLADDDQDNSEVCKTVLKTREGMERLDLYQKSVGRFPNVPGALLYPLYGHGEILQGFTRRAAVKGCIQVLRMPLTALLMDKQTGQYKGVRLASGEEIFSHQLLLDPTLTVPLPPASSSPNLEETLQVLSLKGDKRKVARGICITTSSLKPDVSNCLLVYPPRFLFSEQDTSIRAIQIGGGSDKLAVCPSGMFVLYFSGLCDDAEHGKRLLHAAMNALLTLPVSANRESGSAVQSEDADVKPTLLWSTLYIQELTTAHNGECENIFFTPMPDGNLNYNDLVDSTVALFQKMYPDEVFFAETPSSPVEPDNPEDDTELSLDS, encoded by the exons ATGAGTGACTCGTCTTTGTACGATCCAATCGAACTCGAGACCACTACGTTTGATCTTATTGTTGTTGGGACAGGCCTCCCTGCAACAATAATTGCCGCTGCGGCCTCTGCTTCTGGAAAAACTGTCCTCCACCTTGACCGGAACCATTTTTATGGCAGCCAGTTTGCCTCTCTTCAACTTGATGAGCTCACCTCCTTCATAAAATCACATGCTACCCCGCCCTCCACCATCATCGGTTCCACCTCTACAGGTAGTAGCCTTGATTACACTGCCTTAGATGTCACCCTCCGATCAGTATACTCCAACATTGAAACTGCCAACTATGCCCCAGAAATCCTTGCAAATCAGTTCTCAAAGTTCCTTATCGACCTTGGCGGGcctagggttttgttttgtgctGACAAAGCCATTGACCTTATAGCTAAATCAGGCGTGGGCTCGTATTTGAGCTTCAAGAGCATTGATGTGAGCTTCATTTGTGATGAGAACGGGCGATTATCCAATGTGCCAGACTCTCGATCAGCAATATTTAAAGACAAGAGCTTGAGTCTTATAGAGAAGAATCAGTTGATGAGGTTCTTCAAGCTTGTTCAGCAGCATTTGGCAGCCTCTGCTGGCGATGATGGAGGGAATGAAAGTGCAAAGATATCAGAGGAGGATTTGGAGAGTCCCTTTGCTGACTTCTTAAAGAGGATGCGGTTGCCACCCAAGATTAAATC GAGTATTCTGTATGCCATTTCCCTGGCAGATGACGATCAGGACAACTCAGAAGTCTGTAAAACTGTACTTAAGACAAGAGAAGGGATGGAGCGTTTAGATCTCTACCAAAAATCGGTTGGAAG GTTTCCAAATGTGCCTGGGGCTTTGCTTTATCCACTTTATGGTCATGGTGAGATATTACAAGGCTTTACCCGTCGTGCTGCTGTTAAAGGTTGCATCCAA GTTCTGCGAATGCCATTGACTGCCCTGCTTATGGACAAG CAAACTGGGCAATACAAGGGTGTTAGATTAGCTTCAGGCGAGGAAATATTTAGTCATCAGCTGCTTTTGGATCCAACCTTGACAGTCCCGTTGCCGCCCGCTTCATCTTCACCAAATCTGGAAGAAACTCTTCAAGTTTTAAGTCTGAAAGGTGATAAAAGAAAGGTGGCCAGGGGAATATGTATTACGACCAGTTCCTTGAAGCCAGATGTATCAAATTGCTTGCTTGTGTATCCTCCAAGAT TTTTATTTTCTGAGCAGGATACTTCAATCCGGGCTATCCAGATAGGTGGCGGTTCAGACAAACTGGCTGTTTGTCCGTCAGGCAT GTTTGTACTGTACTTCTCTGGTTTATGTGATGATGCTGAACACGGGAAAAGGTTGCTACATGCGGCAATGAATGCACTTCTCACACTTCCTGTTTCTGCAAATCGTGAAAGTGGTTCCGCAGTTCAAAGTGAAGATGCAGATGTAAAACCAACACTACTTTGGAGTACGTTATACATTCAGGAGCTCACAACAGCGCACAAT GGTGAATGTGAAAACATCTTCTTCACTCCCATGCCGGATGGAAATCTTAACTACAATGATCTCGTAGATTCAACTGTTGCG CTTTTCCAGAAGATGTATCCAGATGAGGTATTCTTTGCAGAGACACCCTCCTCGCCCGTGGAGCCTGACAATCCGGAGGATGATACCGAGCTTAGTCTAGATAGCTAA